The Streptomyces sp. NBC_00576 genome contains the following window.
CTCAGCGACGGCTTCGCGGCACCCGGGCTGCGGGTGCGGGGCGAGATGCGGCTGGACGGTGCCACGGTGGGCGGGTCGATCGCCCTGGACGACGCCGACCTGAGCAACCCCGGCGGCCATGCGCTGTGCGCGCGGTCTCTCGAAGTGCGGGCCGACGTACGGGCGCGGAACCTGCGTACCCAGGGAGGCATCGACCTGCGCGGCTCCCGGATCGCGGGCTCTCTCGACTTCACGCGCGCGCGGCTGTCCAACCCCGGCGGTACGGCCCTGCGGGCCAGCAGTTGCACCATCGGTGAGTTGTGGCTGTACCGGTGCGAGCCCATCGAGGGCCGGCTGCATCTGCGCCGCTCCCGGATCGACGTACTGGGCTTCGAGTCGGAGGTCGCACCGGGCGAGGTGCTCTTCAACAACCTCAGCTACACGGCGCTCAATCCGCACGAGCCGACCCACCGTCGCCTGCCTTTGCTGGAGCGCGACGGCGACGGCTATGTCCCCTACGCCTACGAGCAGTTGGCCGCCGCCTACCGGCATGTCGGCGACGAGGGCGCGGCCCGCCGGGTCCAGCTCGCCAAGCTGCGCCGGCACCGGGCCACCCTGCCCTGGCTCGGCCGGACCTGGGGCCACCTCCAGGACACCACCGTCGGCTACGGCTTCCGCCCGCTGCGCGCCGCCGTCTGGCTGCTGTCGCTGCTGGCGGCGGGCTCGATCGCGTTCGCCCTGCACCACCCGGGCCCGCTCAAGGCCGACGAGGCCCCAGAGTTCAACCCGGTCTTCTTCACCCTCGACCTGCTCCTCCCGGTGATCTCCTTCGGCCAGGAGGGGGCGTTCGCGCCCAAGGGCGGGTACCAGTTCCTGTCGTACGTCCTCATCCTGACCGGCTGGATCCTGGCCACGACCGTCATCGCCGGTGTGAGCAGGAGCGTCGCCCGGCAGTGAGTCCGGCCTTGGACCATGCGCTGTCGAGCTGTCCGCCGATATTGTCCGGCGCCGTGTCAATCACGGGATGGCGAGTGCACTCCACTCGCCGGGAGCGGGCGTGGCCACGCGAGGCGACGGAGGTCATGCGGGAGTTCAGTGCCCTGTTCGCCCGTCTCGATCAGGGGGTCCTCGCCGTGGAACACGTGGAACACGCAGGCTGCTCATGCCCGTTCGTGGTGCGTGGCTCGGCATCTGAAGTCCTCTGTGTGCCGTGGGACACCGGCCGTAGCGGTCGGCGCCCCACGTCGGATGCGCAGGGCGTGGTCAGGACCGCAGCAGGTCCGCGGCGGCGAGACTGAGTACGCCGTCGTGCCATTTCAGGCCGCGCAGGTCGCGGACGACGACGGGGGCGTCGGTGGCCAGTCCGCGCCGGCCGACTCCGATGACGGTTGCGCCCGCTGCGGCTCCGGCCTTCGCCCCCGCGGTACTGTCCTCGAAGACAACAGTCCGCGCCGGGGCGAAGCCCAGCTTCTTGGCCGCCGTGCGGTAGCCGTCGGGGGCCGGTTTGCCGTGGCTGACGTCGTCCGCGGTGATGAGTACGGGTGGAGTGGGTAGTCCCGCCGCTTTGAGGCGGGCCCGGGCCAGGGCGGTGACTCCGGAGGTCACCACCGCCCACCGCTCGCGCGGCAGGCCGGCGAGGAAGTCGAGGGCGCCGGGGAGCGCTGTGGTGGTGGCCGCGGCCTCGACCTCCAGGCGGTCGATCGAGGCGAGTGCGGCCGGTCGCTCCTTCGGGTCGGTCACCAGGAGTGCGACGGTGTCGGCCGAACGGCGGCCGTGCACCATGGCGGTCACCTGCTCCGGCGGCAGGTCGCGGTCGCGTGCCCATTGGCTCCATGCCTGGTCGACACCGTGGTCGGAGTCGACCAGGACACCGTCGTTGTCGAAGAGCAGGCCCTCGCAGAGGATGTCGAGCACGGTGGGCGGGTGGGGCTGTGCGGTCATGGATCGTCCCTTCAGGCCACGGGGCGGTTGCGGTAGCGGCCGACCAGTTCACGGGCGGCGCTCTGCATACGGACAGGTGGAAGCCCCTGAGCGAGGAGGGTCAGGTCGTCGAGGACCATGTCGCCGATGGTCCGGAAGGCTTCCGGGATGCCGCCCGCCCGGTGGGCGGACAGCACGAGACCCTCGAGAGCACGGGCCGGGTCGTCGGCGGCGACCGGTTCGTCCGGCCACACGTCGATGCCCGCGAGCAGGCGTCCCCGCGCGACCTGGGCGAGGAGTGCCGGGTAGTCGACGACCGGGGCGCGGCTGACCAGGACGAGGCGGGCGCCGTCGGGCAGCAGATCGAGTTCGCGTTCCCCGATCAGGTGGCGGCTGTCGTCCGTGACAGTGGCCAGCACGAACACGAAGCGGCTGCGGGACAGGGTCTCGTCCAGTGAGGCAGGCAGCACACCGTGTTCGTGCAGGACGCCGGGCGGCAGCCAGGGGTCGTACACGCGGATGGTGGGCCGGAAGGGGGCGAGGAGCCGGTTGAGGCTGCGGCCGAGGTTGCCGAAGCCGACCAGGCCCACATCGGAGCCTTGCAGCAGTACGGCGTCGGCGTTGCCGTCGGAGACGTACCGCTCCCGTCCGGCGCGGAAGGCGCGGTCCTCACGGCTGATGCCCCGGGCAAGGTCGAGGGCGAGTCCGAGGGAGTACTCGGCGACCGCCTGTGCGTAGGCGGGTCCGCAGCCCAGGACGTGGATTCCGCGCTCGAAACAGGTCGCGTAGTCGACGTTGGGGAAGAAGTTGCCTTCGACGTTCATAAGAGCGCGCAACCTGCCCGCGCGGGCGAGCCGCCCGGCCGGCAGGTCGGGCTGTCCGACGATCGCGAAGGCGTCGGGCAGAACCTCCTCAAGTGCTTCTTCGGAGGGATCCTTCTCCAGGTCCACCACGGTGAAGCGGTCGCGGAGCGACTCCAGGGTGGCGGCGGTGAAGATGCGGTCCGTGCGCTGTGGGGTGGGGCGCAGGACCACCACGGGCTTGGGGGTGGGGGACGGGGTGCTCACAGAACTCCTTGCGTGCGTACGGGTATCGGCTCGCCCGCCGGTCGCAGCTCGGCGCTCTTGGCGCCGGTGACCAGGGCGACGATCGGAGGCACTCTCGAAGTCAGCATCCCGGATGCGCATGAACCACGGCCTGCGCGAGCGACTCCAGGGTGCACTCGCCCGGACGGATACGGCGATGTGCTGGGCGGCGACCACGGCGATCTGGCGGCGTGGTTCAGCCCCTCCCCGGCCACGGCACCCGCCGGTGGAGAATTCGAGGTCACTCGACTGGTGGCTTCGTTCGTGATGATCCCGGGCCGTTCCGTACGCGAGCACGGCCCGTACAGACAGTCTCGCTGAGCGGGACGTCGCCACCACCGCCTGCCGGGGCGCCCCGCTGCTTCAGCGCATGCCGGACGCCCCGTTCACGGTCAGCCGAGGGCGAGTACTACGCCAAGCTGGAACGCGGCAACCTCGCCGGCGTCTCACCCGCGGTGCTCGAATCGGTCGCCCGCGCGCTCCAGCTCGACGACGCCGAACGGGCCCACCTGCTTCACCTGGCCCAGGCTCAGGAGGGCTCCGACACACTCGCTCGTCCCAGGTCACGTTCCGGCCGGCAGCGGGCCTTGCCCAAGAGCCTGCAGTGGACGCTGGACGTCGTCACCGCCGGACCCGCGCTCGTCACCAACGGCCGCCAGGACCTGCTCGCCGCCAACCCGCTCGGCCGCGCCTTCTTCACCGACCTCTACGACAGCGACACCCAGCCGCCCAACATGGCCCGCTTCCAGTTCCTCGACCCGGCCGCACGCCGCTTCTACCCGGACTGGGAGCACATCGCCGACATGACCGTGGACGTGCTGCGCACCGAGGCCGGCCGCAACCCGCACGACAAAGGCCTCCACGACCTGGTGGGCGAACTCTCCACCCGCAGCGACGCCTTCCGCACCCGCTGGGGCGCCCACAACGTCCGCCGTCACGGCACCGGCGTCAAACGCTTCCATCACCCGCTCGTCGGCGAACTCACCCTCACCTGGCACGGCTCGGCCGTGGACGACGAACCCGGTCTCACCCTCCTCATCTACACGGCCGAACCAGGCTCACCCTCCGAAGAAGCCCTGCGCCTGCTCGCCTCCTGGGCCGCGTCCCAGGGCGGCGCCTCCCCTGCCGATCGCCTCTGACGCCACCGACGCCCGGCCCCACCCGTCAGGACCGGGTACCGCGGACCCGGCCTGCCGGACGGCGCGGCCACTGCACTCCCGGTGGAGCAGACTGCGGGCCGGAAGTGATGATCGGCTACGGTGAAAAACCCTCGCGCCAATGTCAGATGCAGCTCTGGCGTGACGCGAAATCAGCAAGGAGTGGCCGCGGATCGGGGAGTCGCCCGAACAGCCGCAGCCTCAGTCCATAACAGCGGTAACTCGTATCAGCGCAGCGGGCGTTGTGCGTGCTGTGCGGCGAGCCTCACCGGTGCGTTCTGGGCGCCGTAACCCTGGTAGTCGCCGTCACGCTGGACCAGTTCGAAGAAGACGCGGCCCACGGTCTGCGTGTAGCAGTGCCTGAACTCGCCCTGGGCGTCCCGGTCGTAGAGGATGCCGAGTTCGCGGTAGGTCGCCAACTCGCCCTCGGTGAACTCGTATCGGGCCGCCAGGTCGTCGTAGTAGTTCGCGGGCATCGGCAGCAGTCTGCCGCCCGCTGCCCGGAAGCGCCGGGCGGCGGTGACGACGTCGTCGGTGGCCAGCGCGATGTGCTGGGCGCGGGTCTCGTCCTCGGTGGGCGCGGGGCCGACGGCGAGCGCTATCCGTACGCTGCCGACGGAGTTGGTGACGGCGCGGCTGCGGAAGAGCCCGTACGGATCGGCGACGTCGACACTCTCCTGGCCGTGCAGCCCGAGCACGCTGCGGTGGAAGAGGGCCGCTTCGTCGAAGTGGTGCCAGGGCTGGGTGAGGGCCAGGTGGTCGATGCGATCGACGCCGCCCCCGACGTCCCCGACGGTCCCGATGGCCTCGAAGTCGGTGCGCCAGTTGGGGAGTTCGGGGCGGTGCGTGGCGCAGAAGAAGAGTTCGGTGCCGTCGGGGGCGGCGACCGCGTCGAGCGGGGCGTCCTCGGGGGCGCGGCGGCGGGGCAGGACCGGGGCGAGGAGGGCCTCGGCGCGGCGGGCGGCACCTGTCGGGTCCGGTGATTCCAGACCGACGGCGGCGAGTCCGGCGCCGTCACGGCGTGCGGCCGGGCCGGTGTTGACGAGGATGCGGGCCTCGCCGCACTCCCATAGGTCGACGGGCTTGCTGCGGTGGCGCGCCGTACGGCTGAGGCCGAGGGCGCCGAGGACCGCCGCGACCGGTTCGGCGTCGGGGGTGACGAGTTCGGCGAAGGCGATGCCGGTGGGGACGACGGGTTCGGGCAGCCGGGCGAGGCCGACGCTTTCCTGGAGGACGAGGAGGGAGCGTCGGGCGTCGACGGCGGTGGGTCCGGCCTCGGCCTGTCGGAAGACGTCGTTGAAGACTTCCAGGGAGAGCGGACCGTCGTAGCCGGCTCGCACGACGTGCTGGAGAAGCCCTGCGATGTCGAAGCCGCCCTGCCCCGGGAAGCAGCGGTAGTGGCGGCTCCACTGCAGCACGTCCATGGCGAGCAGCGGGGCGTCGGCCAACTGGAGGAAGAAGATCTTCTCGCCGGGGATGTCCGCAATGCCTTCGAGGTCCTTGGGTTCCGAGCCCCGGGAGAGGATGTGGAAGCTGTCGAGGCAGGTGCCGAGCGCGGGATGATCGGCGGCCTCGACGATGCTCCAGGCGTGGTCGTACGTGTTGACGTGCCGCCCCCACGCGAGCGCCTCGTAGGCGACGCGGACGCCGAAGTCCTGGGCCAGGTCCGCCAGGCGGCTCAGTTGGGCGGCGGCGAGCGTGTCGTCGTCGAGGGCGAGCGGGGAGACGCTGGAGCAGACGAGGACGGTGTCGGTGCCGAGCCGCCCCATCAGCTCGAACTTGTGCCGGGCGCGGCGCAGGTTGCGGGCGAACTCGTCCTCGGGCACGGCCTCGATGTCGCGCATCGGCTGGTAGAGGTCGATGGTGAGACCGAGGTCGGCGCAGCGGGCGCGGATCTCCTCGGGGGTGAGAGGGCTGGCGAGCAGGTCGTTCTCGAAGATCTCGACCCCGTCGAAGCCGGCCCGGGAGGCGGCCGTGAGCTTCTCGGTCAGGGAGCCGCTGAGCGACACGGTGGCGATGGACGTACGCACGTCGGTACCTCTGCCTTCTCTCTACTTCTACTTCGGCGCCGGTAGCGCGACTTCTACTTCGGCGCCGGTAGCGCGCCCGCCAGTTCCGCGATGTCCGCCAGCATGCGCGCGGTGTCGGGTTCCCGGCCGGTGAAGAGCCGGAACGCGTCCGCGGCCTGGAAGACAGCCATGCCGCCGCCGTCGAGCGTGGCGCAGCCGATCGCCCTGGCCGTGCGCAGCAGCTCGGTCTCCAGCGGGCGGTAGACCACCTCGGCGACCCAGAGGCCGGGATGCAGCAGTTCGGCGGGAATGGGCAGGCCAGGATGGGTCGCCATACCGGTGGGCGTCGCGTGCACCAAGCCATCGATGGCGCTGACGCCGTCGGCCCCGCCGATCAGCGCCCCCAGCCGGTCGGGCGTCGCAGCGCTCGCCCGGCCGGCGCCGAAGTGCCGGTTGAGGGACGCGGCGAGGTCGGCGGCGCGATCGGGCAGCGCGTCGACGACGGTGACCTGACCGGCGCCAAGGGTGAGCGTGGCATGCGCGACGGCCGCGCCCGCCCCACCGGCCCCGAGCTGTACGACCCGGTCCAGCGGGGCGTCGGGCAGTCCGCGGGCGAAGGACGCGGCGAAGCCGGTCACGTCGGTGTTGTGGCCGATCGCACGACCGTCCTCGAAGACCACGGTGTTGACGGCGCCGAGCGCCTCGGCCTGCGCATCGAGGCCGTCGAGGTGTTCGATGACGAGCTGCTTGCACGGGTGGGTGATGTTCAAGCCGTCGAATCCGAGGTCGCGGGCGGCCCGTACGAGATCGCCCACCGCGTGCGCCTCGACGCCCAGCGTGTCGATGTCGATCAGCCGGTACAGATAGCGCAGCCCCTGCCGGTCGGCTTCCCGCTCGTGCAGCTCGGGGCTCAGCGACGGACCGATGCCGGAGCCGATGAGCCCGACGAGAAACGAGTCCTTGGCCACGGCCGACCTCCACTAATGTACGAACTAGTACGTTAGCTATATCAGCATGACCGGGCTACGGGGAAGCCCCACGAGGGCTTCTAGAATCACGGGACTGGCCCCTCGCCCGAAGGAACCCGATGACCAGCGTCGAAGAACCGGCACACACACACGGGCGCATCCGCGACGCCGTCCGGACCAGGGCCGAGATCCTCGACGTGGCCACCAAGGAGTTCGCCCGAGCCGGCCTGGCGGGCGCCCGGGTGGACGAGATCGCCGCCCTCACCCGCACCACCAAGCGGATGATCTATTACTACTTCGGCGGCAAGGAGCAGCTGTTCACAGCCGTCCTGGAGCGCGCGTACTCCGCGATCCGGCAGGCCGAACAGGACCTCGACGTCGAGCACCTGGACCCGGTCGCGGCCATCCGACGCCTGGCGGAGCTCACCTTCGACCACCATGAGGCGCACCCCGACTTCATCCGCCTGGTGAGTATCGAGAACATCCACGAGGGCGAGCACATCGCCGCCTCCGAGCAGCTCGGGAAGATCGGCTCGCCCGCGCTGGAGGTGATCCACCGGATCCTGGAGTCGGGCCGCAAGTCGGGCCTGTTCACGGCCGAGGTGGACGCCGTGGACCTGCACGCCATGATCAGCTCCTTCTGCTTCTTCCGGGTGTCCAACCGGCACACCTTCGGCGCGCTGTTCGGCCGTGACCTGACGGCCCCGGACCAGCGGGAGCACTACCGGGCGATGCTCGGGGACATGGTCATCGCCTATCTGACGGCGGACCGCACGGCCTGACACGGGGCAAGATCCTTCGCCGCGGCCTCTTGACACCCGGGAAACGTGGGCGCAACATCCGTAGCCAACCGCTACTAACTAACCAGTGGGTTAATTAGCCGGGCAGCTCCCGGCATGGCCGTCCCATCACCCCAGGGATCCGGCATCTCTCCCTCCCCTCCGCTCACTCCACCTATGTTGGAGTTCCCTCGAAGGAGCACGCCGTGGCGGATTCCGTCGCACCCCGCGACCCCGCAGCACCCTTGGACGCCCCGCCGGGTGGCCAGCCGAGGAAGGCCGCCACGGCCGCCTGGATCGGCAGCGCGCTGGAGTACTACGACTTCTTCATCTACGGCAGTGCGGCCGCCCTGATCTTCCCCAAGGTCTTCTTCGACGAGTCCGACCCGGCCACGGCGACCCTGCTGTCGCTGGGCACGTTCGGTGTCGCGTACGCCGCCCGCCCCGTCGGCGCGCTCTTCCTCGGGCACTTCGGTGACCGGGTCGGCCGCAAGAAGATCATGGTCTTCACGCTGATCCTGATGGGCCTGTCGACCTTCCTCATCGGCTGTCTGCCCACCCGCGACCAGGTCGGCACCCTCGCCCCGGTCCTGCTCGTGCTCTGCCGCGTCCTCCAGGGCATCTCGGCCGCCGGAGAGCAGGCCAGCGCCAACTCCATGACGCTCGAACACGCCCCGCCGAACCGGCGCGGCTTCTTCACCAGTTTCACCCTGAGCGGCACGCAGGGCGGGCAGCTCCTCGCCACGCTGGTCTTCATCCCGATCGCCGCGATGCCCGAGGACCAGCTGCTGTCCTGGGGCTGGCGTGTGCCGTTCTGGCTGAGCATCGCGGTCGCCGTCGTCGGCTATGTCATCCGCCGCAAGCTGGAGGAGACCCCGGCCTTCGCCCGGCAGGCCGCCGCCGAGGGTGTCGTGAAGATGCCGCTGCTGATCCTGCTGCGCGAGCACTGGGCGGACGTCCTGCGGGTGATCGCGGGCGCACTGGTCGCCTCGGTCTCCACGATCTTCACGGTGTGGGCGCTGGCGTACGCGACCAGCGACTTGGTCGGCATGAACCGCTCGTCCATGCTGTGGGTGGCCGCGCTCGCCAACCTGGTCGCGCTGGCCGCGATTCCGCTCTGGGCCACGCTCTCCGACCGCATCGGCCGCCGCCCGGTGTTCCTGGCCGGCGCCGCCGGCAGCGGGGTCATGATGTTCGTCTACCTGTGGGCGATCTCCACGGGCTCGTACCCGCTGATCCTGGTCCTCGGCATCGCCACCTTCGGCCTGGTCTACAGCGCCGCGAACGCCACGTGGCCCTCCTTCTACGGCGAGATGTTCTCGACCCGGGTACGCCTGTCGGGCATGGCGATCGGCACACAGATCGGCTTCGCAGTCGCCGGCTTCGCGGTCACCTTCGCCGCGGAGATCGCCGGTCCGGACGGGGACGACTGGTTCTCCGTCGCCCTGTTCACGGCGGCCCTGTGCATCCCACCGGTGCTGGCCGCGATCACGGCGCGCGAGACCCACCGGGTGCCGACGGAGCGGCTCGGCGAGCGCGGCGCCGAGAACCTCGCGACGCGCGAGACCGTGTCGGCCTGAGCCTCCCCCTCCCAAGTCCCCGACAGCAATGCGCTGTTCGGGGATTTGGGCATATCAGGGGCGGCCGGCACGCACGCGTGCCCCGAAAGGGGCGCGGGGAACCGCGCGAGAAGCCCCAACCGGCCCACAGGTTCCTCACCGCGCTTCCATCGGGGCGCTCAGCTGCGCGGAATGCCGTACACCCGCTCCACCCTGAGCCGCAGCACGAGCCGCCCGTCCCGGACCATCGCCGCGCGGTAGTCGTCCCAGTCGGGATGTTCGCCCCGCACGGCCCGGTAGAGGCGGACCAGTTCCTCGACGGTCTCGTCGTACGGGTCCCGCGCCACGGGCGTCAGGTCGGCCACGCCCTCGACCACGGTGTACGTCCAGCGGTCAGCGCTGGTCACATGGTAGGAGACCCTCGGGTCCCG
Protein-coding sequences here:
- a CDS encoding bifunctional sugar phosphate isomerase/epimerase/4-hydroxyphenylpyruvate dioxygenase family protein, translating into MRTSIATVSLSGSLTEKLTAASRAGFDGVEIFENDLLASPLTPEEIRARCADLGLTIDLYQPMRDIEAVPEDEFARNLRRARHKFELMGRLGTDTVLVCSSVSPLALDDDTLAAAQLSRLADLAQDFGVRVAYEALAWGRHVNTYDHAWSIVEAADHPALGTCLDSFHILSRGSEPKDLEGIADIPGEKIFFLQLADAPLLAMDVLQWSRHYRCFPGQGGFDIAGLLQHVVRAGYDGPLSLEVFNDVFRQAEAGPTAVDARRSLLVLQESVGLARLPEPVVPTGIAFAELVTPDAEPVAAVLGALGLSRTARHRSKPVDLWECGEARILVNTGPAARRDGAGLAAVGLESPDPTGAARRAEALLAPVLPRRRAPEDAPLDAVAAPDGTELFFCATHRPELPNWRTDFEAIGTVGDVGGGVDRIDHLALTQPWHHFDEAALFHRSVLGLHGQESVDVADPYGLFRSRAVTNSVGSVRIALAVGPAPTEDETRAQHIALATDDVVTAARRFRAAGGRLLPMPANYYDDLAARYEFTEGELATYRELGILYDRDAQGEFRHCYTQTVGRVFFELVQRDGDYQGYGAQNAPVRLAAQHAQRPLR
- a CDS encoding hydroxyacid dehydrogenase; this encodes MSTPSPTPKPVVVLRPTPQRTDRIFTAATLESLRDRFTVVDLEKDPSEEALEEVLPDAFAIVGQPDLPAGRLARAGRLRALMNVEGNFFPNVDYATCFERGIHVLGCGPAYAQAVAEYSLGLALDLARGISREDRAFRAGRERYVSDGNADAVLLQGSDVGLVGFGNLGRSLNRLLAPFRPTIRVYDPWLPPGVLHEHGVLPASLDETLSRSRFVFVLATVTDDSRHLIGERELDLLPDGARLVLVSRAPVVDYPALLAQVARGRLLAGIDVWPDEPVAADDPARALEGLVLSAHRAGGIPEAFRTIGDMVLDDLTLLAQGLPPVRMQSAARELVGRYRNRPVA
- a CDS encoding membrane-associated oxidoreductase; this encodes MEINDLTAAEERVWRAFPRGEPVDFREGEAEADNPATGSGWGPERTVRASVLRALLLSTPQLDGEIPRLRLSGVRITGQLNLMYAVVDHPLHLRHCHFDESPDFYGSRLRQLNLRSSVLPAVSLASTRIDGPLRMTDCRVHGPVKLAGSQIAGALFMDGAELTTSDPSVPVLQLHQSVLSDGFAAPGLRVRGEMRLDGATVGGSIALDDADLSNPGGHALCARSLEVRADVRARNLRTQGGIDLRGSRIAGSLDFTRARLSNPGGTALRASSCTIGELWLYRCEPIEGRLHLRRSRIDVLGFESEVAPGEVLFNNLSYTALNPHEPTHRRLPLLERDGDGYVPYAYEQLAAAYRHVGDEGAARRVQLAKLRRHRATLPWLGRTWGHLQDTTVGYGFRPLRAAVWLLSLLAAGSIAFALHHPGPLKADEAPEFNPVFFTLDLLLPVISFGQEGAFAPKGGYQFLSYVLILTGWILATTVIAGVSRSVARQ
- a CDS encoding MFS transporter; the protein is MADSVAPRDPAAPLDAPPGGQPRKAATAAWIGSALEYYDFFIYGSAAALIFPKVFFDESDPATATLLSLGTFGVAYAARPVGALFLGHFGDRVGRKKIMVFTLILMGLSTFLIGCLPTRDQVGTLAPVLLVLCRVLQGISAAGEQASANSMTLEHAPPNRRGFFTSFTLSGTQGGQLLATLVFIPIAAMPEDQLLSWGWRVPFWLSIAVAVVGYVIRRKLEETPAFARQAAAEGVVKMPLLILLREHWADVLRVIAGALVASVSTIFTVWALAYATSDLVGMNRSSMLWVAALANLVALAAIPLWATLSDRIGRRPVFLAGAAGSGVMMFVYLWAISTGSYPLILVLGIATFGLVYSAANATWPSFYGEMFSTRVRLSGMAIGTQIGFAVAGFAVTFAAEIAGPDGDDWFSVALFTAALCIPPVLAAITARETHRVPTERLGERGAENLATRETVSA
- a CDS encoding HAD-IA family hydrolase, whose amino-acid sequence is MTAQPHPPTVLDILCEGLLFDNDGVLVDSDHGVDQAWSQWARDRDLPPEQVTAMVHGRRSADTVALLVTDPKERPAALASIDRLEVEAAATTTALPGALDFLAGLPRERWAVVTSGVTALARARLKAAGLPTPPVLITADDVSHGKPAPDGYRTAAKKLGFAPARTVVFEDSTAGAKAGAAAGATVIGVGRRGLATDAPVVVRDLRGLKWHDGVLSLAAADLLRS
- a CDS encoding TetR/AcrR family transcriptional regulator; this encodes MTSVEEPAHTHGRIRDAVRTRAEILDVATKEFARAGLAGARVDEIAALTRTTKRMIYYYFGGKEQLFTAVLERAYSAIRQAEQDLDVEHLDPVAAIRRLAELTFDHHEAHPDFIRLVSIENIHEGEHIAASEQLGKIGSPALEVIHRILESGRKSGLFTAEVDAVDLHAMISSFCFFRVSNRHTFGALFGRDLTAPDQREHYRAMLGDMVIAYLTADRTA
- a CDS encoding shikimate dehydrogenase, which translates into the protein MAKDSFLVGLIGSGIGPSLSPELHEREADRQGLRYLYRLIDIDTLGVEAHAVGDLVRAARDLGFDGLNITHPCKQLVIEHLDGLDAQAEALGAVNTVVFEDGRAIGHNTDVTGFAASFARGLPDAPLDRVVQLGAGGAGAAVAHATLTLGAGQVTVVDALPDRAADLAASLNRHFGAGRASAATPDRLGALIGGADGVSAIDGLVHATPTGMATHPGLPIPAELLHPGLWVAEVVYRPLETELLRTARAIGCATLDGGGMAVFQAADAFRLFTGREPDTARMLADIAELAGALPAPK
- a CDS encoding helix-turn-helix transcriptional regulator is translated as MSGTSPPPPAGAPRCFSACRTPRSRSAEGEYYAKLERGNLAGVSPAVLESVARALQLDDAERAHLLHLAQAQEGSDTLARPRSRSGRQRALPKSLQWTLDVVTAGPALVTNGRQDLLAANPLGRAFFTDLYDSDTQPPNMARFQFLDPAARRFYPDWEHIADMTVDVLRTEAGRNPHDKGLHDLVGELSTRSDAFRTRWGAHNVRRHGTGVKRFHHPLVGELTLTWHGSAVDDEPGLTLLIYTAEPGSPSEEALRLLASWAASQGGASPADRL
- a CDS encoding PPOX class F420-dependent oxidoreductase, which translates into the protein MTQDDAQDPLLKLLSEYDGGVLVTLKADGRPQLSNVNHAYDPDERVVRVSLTDSRAKTRNMRRDPRVSYHVTSADRWTYTVVEGVADLTPVARDPYDETVEELVRLYRAVRGEHPDWDDYRAAMVRDGRLVLRLRVERVYGIPRS